A portion of the Tamandua tetradactyla isolate mTamTet1 chromosome 16, mTamTet1.pri, whole genome shotgun sequence genome contains these proteins:
- the LOC143659952 gene encoding LOW QUALITY PROTEIN: paraneoplastic antigen-like protein 8B (The sequence of the model RefSeq protein was modified relative to this genomic sequence to represent the inferred CDS: inserted 2 bases in 2 codons; deleted 3 bases in 2 codons): MALSLLEDWCRGLEGDAHRAQLVTEIPEGLSQADIKAVLQPAFLPLGRFCLRTTRAARKEGEGKAKAALVEFLEDVNHVAIPREIPGRGGVWRGLCKDLAMDTRVLGQMKRLLLEERPIPTAVARVLGDKPTPPALGTQAQGSGWGAGKAGPPPSAANKARRGNRGHGKSVRGKKGARDGSRPPPRGRRSLRSCSPGQGTEVSPMEFTALVMVTDRCKKKEMEKECPEVMSLTVEENQKTRHGGHEIADKMPKDSKRSKRETEESTKQLTEGEVGNPXFMAIMAKTTLSATKTCKDMLNIASVIKSLGWSDALPEVLSVMAKDTSGXRVKVEEAAARKAEDQGNLLECISTLAEPESTLKGKAGCGLLGGWGDQGGDEDNGLLGLVALLVAQDVPGVVGEEKGTARGDGKFKLARGNLGAVLAVLGARGNRESGEGSEEAKEAESEEDPEDAESDAAEPQDRASRKRRAKRARTGSRGLRPAGASTAAAPTPPGARKTRGGGRGGGRRATPERSSGSRTAALDGSSGNKKKEEKKAGSGAGGGGGTPRPERPRGGGRPVGAEAAPQVPLEGPEDARLPAGAAGLGVACRGRPRRGPPRCPPPPPARVVPAASRGSCSAAPWAWLVSLSAPTLQLRESPTEPLGRKEKRPWGGGRHMVSEWDMALGPHPMSVSSDTGSLGRLQGQCVLCAFLAPGLFHRHVLVQRGEASGPSPV, from the exons ATGGCCCTGAGCCTGCTGGAGGACTGGTGCAGGGGGCTGGAGGGGGACGCCCACAGGGCGCAGCTGGTGACCGAAATCCCGGAGGGCCTGAGCCAGGCGGACATCAAGGCTGTCCTGCAGCCGGCCTTCCTGCCCCTGGGTCGGTTCTGCCTACGGACTACCAGGGCTgctaggaaggaaggagaaggc AAGGCCAAGGCCGCCCTGGTGGAGTTCCTGGAGGACGTCAACCACGTGGCCATCCCCAGGGAGATACCGGGCAGGGGTGGGGTCTGGAGGGGGCTGTGTAAGGACCTTGCCATGGACACGAGGGTCCTGGGGCAGATGAAGCGCTTGCTGCTGGAGGAAAGGCCCATACCAACTGCCGTGGCCAGGGTCCTGGGGGACAAGCCCACCCCTCCAGCCTTAGGGACCCAGGCCcaggggtcggggtggggggcagggaaggcTGGGCCCCCTCCCAGTGCAGCCAACAAGGCTCGCAGAGGCAACAGGGGTCACGGAAAGAGTGTCAGAGGCAAGAAGGGGGCTAGGGATGGCAGCCGTCCACCTCCTCGAGG AAGGCGCTCATTAAGAAGTTGCTCTCCAGGCCAAGGAACAGAAGTTAGTCCCATGGAGTTCACAGCCCTGGTGATGGTGACAGACAGATGCAAAAagaaggagatggagaaagaatgcCCCGAGGTGATGAGTCTGACCGTGGAAGAAAACCAGAAGACTCGACATGGTGGCCATGAGATAGCCGACAAGATGCCAAAGGACAGTAAAAGGTCTAAAAGGGAGACAGAGGAATCCACCAAGCAACTAACAGAGGGGGAGGTGGGAAACC AATTCATGGCCATCATGGCCAAAACAACCCTCTCAGCCACCAAAACCTGCAAGGACATGTTGAATATAGCATCTGTGATCAAGTCGCTGGGCTGGAGTGATGCCCTGCCAGAGGTCTTGTCCGTCATGGCCAAGGACACGTCAG ACCGTGTGAAGGTGGAGGAGGCCGCCGCCAGGAAGGCCGAGGACCAGGGGAATCTTCTGGAATGCATTTCCACGTTGGCCGAGCCAGAGAGCACCCTCAAGGGGAAGGCTGGGTGTGGCCTGCTGGGAGGCTGGGGTGACCAGGGCGGCGATGAAGATAAC GGCCTCCTAGGGTTAGTGGCTCTCCTGGTGGCCCAGGACGTGCCCGGGGTGGTGGGGGAGGAAAAGGGAACCGCCCGGGGAGACGGGAAGTTCAAGTTGGCCAGAGGCAACCTGGGCGCTGTCCTGGCTGTGCTCGGCGCGCGCGGGAACAGGGAGTCAGGCGAGGGGTCCGAGGAGGCGAAGGAGGCAGAGTCCGAGGAGGACCCGGAGGACGCGGAGAGCGACGCGGCCGAGCCCCAGGACCGGGCGTCCAGGAAGCGACGGGCCAAGAGGGCGCGCACGGGCTCCAGGGGCCTGCGCCCGGCCGGCGCGTCCACGGCCGCGGCTCCCACCCCACCCGGGGCTCGCAAAACCCGAGGAGGAGGCCGGGGCGGCGGCCGGAGAGCCACTCCCGAGAGGAGCAGCGGGAGCCGGACGGCGGCCCTGGACGGGTCCTCCGGGaacaagaagaaggaagagaagaaggcgGGCTCGGGCGCCGGGGGAGGGGGGGGCACGCCAAGGCCCGAGAGGCCAAGGGGCGGGGGAAGGCCCGTCGGGGCGGAGGCTGCCCCCCAAGTGCCGCTAGAGGGGCCCGAGGACGCCCGGCTGCCCGCAGGCGCGGCGGGTCTAGGGGTCGCCTGCAGGGGGCGCCCTCGCCGTGGACCACCCCgctgccccccacctcctccagccCGTGTGGTTCCTGCCGCCTCCCGCGGCTCCTGCTCTGCCGCCCCGTGGGCGTGGCTGGTGTCACTTTCAGCCCCCACTTTGCAGCTGAGAGAATCCCCCACGGAGCCcttaggaaggaaggagaaacgcccctgggggggggggcgtcACATGGTCTCTGAGTGGGACATGGCTTTGGGTCCCCACCCGATGAGTGTGTCCTCCGACACCGGCTCCCTGGGGAGGCTGCAGGGCCAGTGCGTGCTTTGTGCCTTTCTGGCGCCTGGACTGTTCCACCGACACGTGCTTGTCCAACGTGGGGAGGCCAGCGGCCCCTCCCCCGTGTGA